Proteins encoded by one window of Castor canadensis chromosome 2, mCasCan1.hap1v2, whole genome shotgun sequence:
- the Sppl2a gene encoding signal peptide peptidase-like 2A isoform X4: MKLLIFYIKNGLTSAICHGILVIEAWYIFVKEPLFLWKKERKDPRKKIAAQEAILHASGNGLSLPSKDYCMLYNPNWTVLPSTLENATSISLMNLTTTPLCNLSDIPPDGIKDKAVVVQWGPCHFLEKARIAQKGGAEALLVANNSILLPLSGNRSEFLDVNIIIGFISHKDFEDMAQTLGSNITVKMYSPSWPNFDYTMVVIFVIAVFTVALGGYWSGLTELENLKALASTEDREMMKKKEEYLTFSPLTVVIFVVICCVMMVLLYFFYKWLVYVIIAIFCIASAMSLYNCLAALIRKIPCGQCTWAWILQDILGIAFCLNLIKTLKLPNFKSCVILLGLLLLYDVFFVFITPFITKNGESIMVELAAGPFGNTEKNDGNFVEATAQPSAPHEKLPVVIRVPKLMYFSVMSTCFTHVSILGFGDIIVPGLLIAYCRRFDVHIGSSVYFISSTIAYAVGMIFTFVVLVLMKKGQPALLYLVPCTLITASVVAWRRKEMKKFWKGSNYQMMAHLDSSTNEENPVTSDEHIVQQ, translated from the exons ATGAAATTACTAATTTTTTACATCAAAAATGGTCTCACATCAGCAATTTGTCATGGTATTTTAGTGATAGAGGCGTGGTACATCTTTGTCAAGGAACCTCTTTTCttatggaagaaagagaggaaagacccACGTAAGAAG atagctgctcaggaggcaatcCTGCACGCATCAGGAAATGGCTTATCATTACCGTCTAAGGATTACTGCATGCTGTATAATCCTAACTGGACAGTGCTTCCTAGTACCCTGGAAAATGCA ACTTCCATTAGTTTGATGAATCTGACTACCACACCACTATGCAACCTTTCTGATATCCCTCCTGATGGCATAAAAGACAAAGCAGTTGTGGTACAGTGGGGACCCTGCCATTTTCTTGAAAAAGCCAGAATTGCTCAAAAAGGAGGTGCTGAAGCGCTGCTGGTTGCCAATAACAGTATCCTT cttcCTCTCTCAGGGAATAGATCTGAGTTTCTTGATGTGAATATAATAATTGGATTTATAAGCCACAAAGACTTTGAAGATATGGCACAG ACTCTTGGAAGTAACATTACCGTGAAAATGTATTCTCCGTCGTGGCCTAACTTTGACTATACTATGGTGGTTATTTTTGTAATTGCTGTGTTCACTGTGGCATTAGGAGGATACTGGAGTGGACTCACTGAGCT AGAAAACTTGAAGGCATTAGCAAGCACAGAAGATCgagaaatgatgaaaaagaaggaagaatatttAACTTTCAGTCCTCTTACAGTTGTAATATTTGTGGTCATCTGCTGTGTTATGATGGTCTTACTCTATTTCTTCTACAAGTGGTTGG TTTATGTCATAATTGCAATTTTCTGCATAGCATCAGCAATGAGTCTATACAACTGTCTTGCTGCACTAATTCGTAAGATACCGTGTGGACAGTGCAC gTGGGCTTGGATTTTACAGGATATCTTGGGGATTGCTTTCTGCCTGAATCTAATTAAAACACTGAAGTTACCCAATTTCAAG TCATGTGTGATCCTTCTAGGCCTTCTCCTCCTCTatgatgtattttttgttttcataacaCCATTCATCACAAAG AATGGTGAGAGTATCATGGTTGAGCTTGCAGCTGGACCTTTTGGAAACACTGAAAAG AATGATGGAAACTTTGTGGAAGCCACGGCTCAGCCCTCAGCTCCCCATGAGAAA tTACCAGTAGTTATCAGGGTGCCAAAGCTGATGTATTTCTCAGTAATGAGTACGTGCTTCACGCATGTTTCAATATTGGGTTTTGGAGACATTATTGTACCAG gcctGTTGATTGCATACTGTAGAAGATTTGATGTTCACATTGGTTCTTCTGTATACTTTATTTCATCCACAAttg CCTATGCCGTTGGCATGATATTTACATTTGTTGTTCTGGTGCTGATGAAAAAGGGGCAACCCGCGCTCCTCTACCTAGTCCCTTGCACACTTATTACTGCCTCAGTTGTTGCTTGGAGAcgtaaggaaatgaaaaagttctggaaaggTAGCAACTATCAG
- the Sppl2a gene encoding signal peptide peptidase-like 2A isoform X1 → MKLLIFYIKNGLTSAICHGILVIEAWYIFVKEPLFLWKKERKDPRKKIAAQEAILHASGNGLSLPSKDYCMLYNPNWTVLPSTLENATSISLMNLTTTPLCNLSDIPPDGIKDKAVVVQWGPCHFLEKARIAQKGGAEALLVANNSILLPLSGNRSEFLDVNIIIGFISHKDFEDMAQTLGSNITVKMYSPSWPNFDYTMVVIFVIAVFTVALGGYWSGLTELENLKALASTEDREMMKKKEEYLTFSPLTVVIFVVICCVMMVLLYFFYKWLVYVIIAIFCIASAMSLYNCLAALIRKIPCGQCTIACRSKSIEVRLIFLSGLCIAVAVVWAVFRNEDRWAWILQDILGIAFCLNLIKTLKLPNFKSCVILLGLLLLYDVFFVFITPFITKNGESIMVELAAGPFGNTEKNDGNFVEATAQPSAPHEKLPVVIRVPKLMYFSVMSTCFTHVSILGFGDIIVPGLLIAYCRRFDVHIGSSVYFISSTIAYAVGMIFTFVVLVLMKKGQPALLYLVPCTLITASVVAWRRKEMKKFWKGSNYQMMAHLDSSTNEENPVTSDEHIVQQ, encoded by the exons ATGAAATTACTAATTTTTTACATCAAAAATGGTCTCACATCAGCAATTTGTCATGGTATTTTAGTGATAGAGGCGTGGTACATCTTTGTCAAGGAACCTCTTTTCttatggaagaaagagaggaaagacccACGTAAGAAG atagctgctcaggaggcaatcCTGCACGCATCAGGAAATGGCTTATCATTACCGTCTAAGGATTACTGCATGCTGTATAATCCTAACTGGACAGTGCTTCCTAGTACCCTGGAAAATGCA ACTTCCATTAGTTTGATGAATCTGACTACCACACCACTATGCAACCTTTCTGATATCCCTCCTGATGGCATAAAAGACAAAGCAGTTGTGGTACAGTGGGGACCCTGCCATTTTCTTGAAAAAGCCAGAATTGCTCAAAAAGGAGGTGCTGAAGCGCTGCTGGTTGCCAATAACAGTATCCTT cttcCTCTCTCAGGGAATAGATCTGAGTTTCTTGATGTGAATATAATAATTGGATTTATAAGCCACAAAGACTTTGAAGATATGGCACAG ACTCTTGGAAGTAACATTACCGTGAAAATGTATTCTCCGTCGTGGCCTAACTTTGACTATACTATGGTGGTTATTTTTGTAATTGCTGTGTTCACTGTGGCATTAGGAGGATACTGGAGTGGACTCACTGAGCT AGAAAACTTGAAGGCATTAGCAAGCACAGAAGATCgagaaatgatgaaaaagaaggaagaatatttAACTTTCAGTCCTCTTACAGTTGTAATATTTGTGGTCATCTGCTGTGTTATGATGGTCTTACTCTATTTCTTCTACAAGTGGTTGG TTTATGTCATAATTGCAATTTTCTGCATAGCATCAGCAATGAGTCTATACAACTGTCTTGCTGCACTAATTCGTAAGATACCGTGTGGACAGTGCAC GATTGCGTGCCGTAGCAAAAGCATTGAAGTGAggcttatttttctctctggaCTCTGCATAGCAGTGGCTGTTGTTTGGGCCGTGTTTAGAAATGAGGATAG gTGGGCTTGGATTTTACAGGATATCTTGGGGATTGCTTTCTGCCTGAATCTAATTAAAACACTGAAGTTACCCAATTTCAAG TCATGTGTGATCCTTCTAGGCCTTCTCCTCCTCTatgatgtattttttgttttcataacaCCATTCATCACAAAG AATGGTGAGAGTATCATGGTTGAGCTTGCAGCTGGACCTTTTGGAAACACTGAAAAG AATGATGGAAACTTTGTGGAAGCCACGGCTCAGCCCTCAGCTCCCCATGAGAAA tTACCAGTAGTTATCAGGGTGCCAAAGCTGATGTATTTCTCAGTAATGAGTACGTGCTTCACGCATGTTTCAATATTGGGTTTTGGAGACATTATTGTACCAG gcctGTTGATTGCATACTGTAGAAGATTTGATGTTCACATTGGTTCTTCTGTATACTTTATTTCATCCACAAttg CCTATGCCGTTGGCATGATATTTACATTTGTTGTTCTGGTGCTGATGAAAAAGGGGCAACCCGCGCTCCTCTACCTAGTCCCTTGCACACTTATTACTGCCTCAGTTGTTGCTTGGAGAcgtaaggaaatgaaaaagttctggaaaggTAGCAACTATCAG
- the Sppl2a gene encoding signal peptide peptidase-like 2A isoform X3 has product MGPQRLSPAAAALFCGFLLPLIAAQEAILHASGNGLSLPSKDYCMLYNPNWTVLPSTLENATSISLMNLTTTPLCNLSDIPPDGIKDKAVVVQWGPCHFLEKARIAQKGGAEALLVANNSILLPLSGNRSEFLDVNIIIGFISHKDFEDMAQTLGSNITVKMYSPSWPNFDYTMVVIFVIAVFTVALGGYWSGLTELENLKALASTEDREMMKKKEEYLTFSPLTVVIFVVICCVMMVLLYFFYKWLVYVIIAIFCIASAMSLYNCLAALIRKIPCGQCTIACRSKSIEVRLIFLSGLCIAVAVVWAVFRNEDRWAWILQDILGIAFCLNLIKTLKLPNFKSCVILLGLLLLYDVFFVFITPFITKNGESIMVELAAGPFGNTEKNDGNFVEATAQPSAPHEKLPVVIRVPKLMYFSVMSTCFTHVSILGFGDIIVPGLLIAYCRRFDVHIGSSVYFISSTIAYAVGMIFTFVVLVLMKKGQPALLYLVPCTLITASVVAWRRKEMKKFWKGSNYQMMAHLDSSTNEENPVTSDEHIVQQ; this is encoded by the exons ATGGGGCCGCAGCGGCTGTCCCCGGCCGCGGCCGCGCTGTTCTGCGGCTTCCTGCTGCCGTTG atagctgctcaggaggcaatcCTGCACGCATCAGGAAATGGCTTATCATTACCGTCTAAGGATTACTGCATGCTGTATAATCCTAACTGGACAGTGCTTCCTAGTACCCTGGAAAATGCA ACTTCCATTAGTTTGATGAATCTGACTACCACACCACTATGCAACCTTTCTGATATCCCTCCTGATGGCATAAAAGACAAAGCAGTTGTGGTACAGTGGGGACCCTGCCATTTTCTTGAAAAAGCCAGAATTGCTCAAAAAGGAGGTGCTGAAGCGCTGCTGGTTGCCAATAACAGTATCCTT cttcCTCTCTCAGGGAATAGATCTGAGTTTCTTGATGTGAATATAATAATTGGATTTATAAGCCACAAAGACTTTGAAGATATGGCACAG ACTCTTGGAAGTAACATTACCGTGAAAATGTATTCTCCGTCGTGGCCTAACTTTGACTATACTATGGTGGTTATTTTTGTAATTGCTGTGTTCACTGTGGCATTAGGAGGATACTGGAGTGGACTCACTGAGCT AGAAAACTTGAAGGCATTAGCAAGCACAGAAGATCgagaaatgatgaaaaagaaggaagaatatttAACTTTCAGTCCTCTTACAGTTGTAATATTTGTGGTCATCTGCTGTGTTATGATGGTCTTACTCTATTTCTTCTACAAGTGGTTGG TTTATGTCATAATTGCAATTTTCTGCATAGCATCAGCAATGAGTCTATACAACTGTCTTGCTGCACTAATTCGTAAGATACCGTGTGGACAGTGCAC GATTGCGTGCCGTAGCAAAAGCATTGAAGTGAggcttatttttctctctggaCTCTGCATAGCAGTGGCTGTTGTTTGGGCCGTGTTTAGAAATGAGGATAG gTGGGCTTGGATTTTACAGGATATCTTGGGGATTGCTTTCTGCCTGAATCTAATTAAAACACTGAAGTTACCCAATTTCAAG TCATGTGTGATCCTTCTAGGCCTTCTCCTCCTCTatgatgtattttttgttttcataacaCCATTCATCACAAAG AATGGTGAGAGTATCATGGTTGAGCTTGCAGCTGGACCTTTTGGAAACACTGAAAAG AATGATGGAAACTTTGTGGAAGCCACGGCTCAGCCCTCAGCTCCCCATGAGAAA tTACCAGTAGTTATCAGGGTGCCAAAGCTGATGTATTTCTCAGTAATGAGTACGTGCTTCACGCATGTTTCAATATTGGGTTTTGGAGACATTATTGTACCAG gcctGTTGATTGCATACTGTAGAAGATTTGATGTTCACATTGGTTCTTCTGTATACTTTATTTCATCCACAAttg CCTATGCCGTTGGCATGATATTTACATTTGTTGTTCTGGTGCTGATGAAAAAGGGGCAACCCGCGCTCCTCTACCTAGTCCCTTGCACACTTATTACTGCCTCAGTTGTTGCTTGGAGAcgtaaggaaatgaaaaagttctggaaaggTAGCAACTATCAG
- the Sppl2a gene encoding signal peptide peptidase-like 2A isoform X5, whose protein sequence is MLYNPNWTVLPSTLENATSISLMNLTTTPLCNLSDIPPDGIKDKAVVVQWGPCHFLEKARIAQKGGAEALLVANNSILLPLSGNRSEFLDVNIIIGFISHKDFEDMAQTLGSNITVKMYSPSWPNFDYTMVVIFVIAVFTVALGGYWSGLTELENLKALASTEDREMMKKKEEYLTFSPLTVVIFVVICCVMMVLLYFFYKWLVYVIIAIFCIASAMSLYNCLAALIRKIPCGQCTIACRSKSIEVRLIFLSGLCIAVAVVWAVFRNEDRWAWILQDILGIAFCLNLIKTLKLPNFKSCVILLGLLLLYDVFFVFITPFITKNGESIMVELAAGPFGNTEKNDGNFVEATAQPSAPHEKLPVVIRVPKLMYFSVMSTCFTHVSILGFGDIIVPGLLIAYCRRFDVHIGSSVYFISSTIAYAVGMIFTFVVLVLMKKGQPALLYLVPCTLITASVVAWRRKEMKKFWKGSNYQMMAHLDSSTNEENPVTSDEHIVQQ, encoded by the exons ATGCTGTATAATCCTAACTGGACAGTGCTTCCTAGTACCCTGGAAAATGCA ACTTCCATTAGTTTGATGAATCTGACTACCACACCACTATGCAACCTTTCTGATATCCCTCCTGATGGCATAAAAGACAAAGCAGTTGTGGTACAGTGGGGACCCTGCCATTTTCTTGAAAAAGCCAGAATTGCTCAAAAAGGAGGTGCTGAAGCGCTGCTGGTTGCCAATAACAGTATCCTT cttcCTCTCTCAGGGAATAGATCTGAGTTTCTTGATGTGAATATAATAATTGGATTTATAAGCCACAAAGACTTTGAAGATATGGCACAG ACTCTTGGAAGTAACATTACCGTGAAAATGTATTCTCCGTCGTGGCCTAACTTTGACTATACTATGGTGGTTATTTTTGTAATTGCTGTGTTCACTGTGGCATTAGGAGGATACTGGAGTGGACTCACTGAGCT AGAAAACTTGAAGGCATTAGCAAGCACAGAAGATCgagaaatgatgaaaaagaaggaagaatatttAACTTTCAGTCCTCTTACAGTTGTAATATTTGTGGTCATCTGCTGTGTTATGATGGTCTTACTCTATTTCTTCTACAAGTGGTTGG TTTATGTCATAATTGCAATTTTCTGCATAGCATCAGCAATGAGTCTATACAACTGTCTTGCTGCACTAATTCGTAAGATACCGTGTGGACAGTGCAC GATTGCGTGCCGTAGCAAAAGCATTGAAGTGAggcttatttttctctctggaCTCTGCATAGCAGTGGCTGTTGTTTGGGCCGTGTTTAGAAATGAGGATAG gTGGGCTTGGATTTTACAGGATATCTTGGGGATTGCTTTCTGCCTGAATCTAATTAAAACACTGAAGTTACCCAATTTCAAG TCATGTGTGATCCTTCTAGGCCTTCTCCTCCTCTatgatgtattttttgttttcataacaCCATTCATCACAAAG AATGGTGAGAGTATCATGGTTGAGCTTGCAGCTGGACCTTTTGGAAACACTGAAAAG AATGATGGAAACTTTGTGGAAGCCACGGCTCAGCCCTCAGCTCCCCATGAGAAA tTACCAGTAGTTATCAGGGTGCCAAAGCTGATGTATTTCTCAGTAATGAGTACGTGCTTCACGCATGTTTCAATATTGGGTTTTGGAGACATTATTGTACCAG gcctGTTGATTGCATACTGTAGAAGATTTGATGTTCACATTGGTTCTTCTGTATACTTTATTTCATCCACAAttg CCTATGCCGTTGGCATGATATTTACATTTGTTGTTCTGGTGCTGATGAAAAAGGGGCAACCCGCGCTCCTCTACCTAGTCCCTTGCACACTTATTACTGCCTCAGTTGTTGCTTGGAGAcgtaaggaaatgaaaaagttctggaaaggTAGCAACTATCAG
- the Sppl2a gene encoding signal peptide peptidase-like 2A isoform X2 produces MKLLIFYIKNGLTSAICHGILVIEAWYIFVKEPLFLWKKERKDPRKKIAAQEAILHASGNGLSLPSKDYCMLYNPNWTVLPSTLENATSISLMNLTTTPLCNLSDIPPDGIKDKAVVVQWGPCHFLEKARIAQKGGAEALLVANNSILLPLSGNRSEFLDVNIIIGFISHKDFEDMAQTLGSNITVKMYSPSWPNFDYTMVVIFVIAVFTVALGGYWSGLTELENLKALASTEDREMMKKKEEYLTFSPLTVVIFVVICCVMMVLLYFFYKWLVYVIIAIFCIASAMSLYNCLAALIRKIPCGQCTIACRSKSIEVRLIFLSGLCIAVAVVWAVFRNEDRWAWILQDILGIAFCLNLIKTLKLPNFKSCVILLGLLLLYDVFFVFITPFITKNGESIMVELAAGPFGNTEKLPVVIRVPKLMYFSVMSTCFTHVSILGFGDIIVPGLLIAYCRRFDVHIGSSVYFISSTIAYAVGMIFTFVVLVLMKKGQPALLYLVPCTLITASVVAWRRKEMKKFWKGSNYQMMAHLDSSTNEENPVTSDEHIVQQ; encoded by the exons ATGAAATTACTAATTTTTTACATCAAAAATGGTCTCACATCAGCAATTTGTCATGGTATTTTAGTGATAGAGGCGTGGTACATCTTTGTCAAGGAACCTCTTTTCttatggaagaaagagaggaaagacccACGTAAGAAG atagctgctcaggaggcaatcCTGCACGCATCAGGAAATGGCTTATCATTACCGTCTAAGGATTACTGCATGCTGTATAATCCTAACTGGACAGTGCTTCCTAGTACCCTGGAAAATGCA ACTTCCATTAGTTTGATGAATCTGACTACCACACCACTATGCAACCTTTCTGATATCCCTCCTGATGGCATAAAAGACAAAGCAGTTGTGGTACAGTGGGGACCCTGCCATTTTCTTGAAAAAGCCAGAATTGCTCAAAAAGGAGGTGCTGAAGCGCTGCTGGTTGCCAATAACAGTATCCTT cttcCTCTCTCAGGGAATAGATCTGAGTTTCTTGATGTGAATATAATAATTGGATTTATAAGCCACAAAGACTTTGAAGATATGGCACAG ACTCTTGGAAGTAACATTACCGTGAAAATGTATTCTCCGTCGTGGCCTAACTTTGACTATACTATGGTGGTTATTTTTGTAATTGCTGTGTTCACTGTGGCATTAGGAGGATACTGGAGTGGACTCACTGAGCT AGAAAACTTGAAGGCATTAGCAAGCACAGAAGATCgagaaatgatgaaaaagaaggaagaatatttAACTTTCAGTCCTCTTACAGTTGTAATATTTGTGGTCATCTGCTGTGTTATGATGGTCTTACTCTATTTCTTCTACAAGTGGTTGG TTTATGTCATAATTGCAATTTTCTGCATAGCATCAGCAATGAGTCTATACAACTGTCTTGCTGCACTAATTCGTAAGATACCGTGTGGACAGTGCAC GATTGCGTGCCGTAGCAAAAGCATTGAAGTGAggcttatttttctctctggaCTCTGCATAGCAGTGGCTGTTGTTTGGGCCGTGTTTAGAAATGAGGATAG gTGGGCTTGGATTTTACAGGATATCTTGGGGATTGCTTTCTGCCTGAATCTAATTAAAACACTGAAGTTACCCAATTTCAAG TCATGTGTGATCCTTCTAGGCCTTCTCCTCCTCTatgatgtattttttgttttcataacaCCATTCATCACAAAG AATGGTGAGAGTATCATGGTTGAGCTTGCAGCTGGACCTTTTGGAAACACTGAAAAG tTACCAGTAGTTATCAGGGTGCCAAAGCTGATGTATTTCTCAGTAATGAGTACGTGCTTCACGCATGTTTCAATATTGGGTTTTGGAGACATTATTGTACCAG gcctGTTGATTGCATACTGTAGAAGATTTGATGTTCACATTGGTTCTTCTGTATACTTTATTTCATCCACAAttg CCTATGCCGTTGGCATGATATTTACATTTGTTGTTCTGGTGCTGATGAAAAAGGGGCAACCCGCGCTCCTCTACCTAGTCCCTTGCACACTTATTACTGCCTCAGTTGTTGCTTGGAGAcgtaaggaaatgaaaaagttctggaaaggTAGCAACTATCAG